From one Halomarina ordinaria genomic stretch:
- a CDS encoding TrmB family transcriptional regulator produces the protein MDDAALGDVLQQFGLSDKEIDTYLTLLEHGEAKASTVADAAGVSKRYVYSVSEKLEDRGFVSVNDHVVPTTIRANPPEEVIESLTEDIETMRPALEARYSKAAPETERFEVIKSRVTVLKRIRSLIDDADEEVTLSLPATTLDEVADSLRAAVDRGVLVLLVVADADSERQTALEGVASVARAWGEPMPTMLTTDQRVGLVAPTEMITRSNSGARAIAFTEPRLGPVIVGSFLGNYWPMAQQVYAAEPATLPKTYTNFRHAVFQTTLHLRANTSLRARIRGRRTRGPDSHDEIVGRVVDVRQGLAAPSNNAFPVENTLVVETSEGLVTVGGGGAFVEDIEADSVTLERADVDEA, from the coding sequence ATGGACGACGCCGCACTCGGGGACGTGCTCCAGCAGTTCGGTCTCTCGGACAAAGAGATAGACACGTACCTCACGCTCTTGGAACACGGCGAGGCGAAGGCGAGTACCGTCGCCGACGCCGCGGGCGTCTCGAAACGCTACGTCTACAGCGTCAGCGAAAAACTCGAAGACCGCGGTTTCGTCTCGGTCAACGACCACGTCGTACCGACGACGATCCGGGCGAATCCGCCAGAGGAGGTCATCGAGTCGCTGACGGAGGACATCGAGACCATGCGCCCGGCCCTGGAGGCGCGCTACTCGAAGGCCGCCCCCGAGACCGAGCGCTTCGAGGTCATCAAGTCGCGCGTGACGGTGCTCAAACGCATCCGCTCGCTCATCGACGACGCCGACGAGGAGGTGACGCTGTCGCTGCCGGCGACGACCCTCGACGAAGTCGCCGACTCGCTCCGCGCCGCCGTCGACCGCGGGGTGTTGGTACTGCTCGTCGTCGCGGACGCCGACAGCGAGCGACAGACCGCACTGGAGGGTGTCGCTAGCGTCGCCCGAGCGTGGGGCGAACCGATGCCGACGATGCTCACCACCGACCAGCGTGTCGGGCTCGTCGCGCCGACGGAGATGATAACCCGGTCGAACAGCGGCGCGCGCGCCATCGCGTTCACCGAACCGCGACTCGGTCCGGTCATCGTCGGCTCGTTTCTCGGCAACTACTGGCCGATGGCCCAGCAGGTGTACGCCGCGGAACCGGCGACGCTCCCGAAAACGTACACGAACTTCCGCCACGCGGTGTTCCAGACGACGCTGCACCTCCGGGCGAACACCTCTCTTCGCGCCCGAATCCGCGGCCGCCGAACCCGCGGTCCGGACAGTCACGACGAGATCGTCGGCCGCGTCGTCGACGTGCGGCAGGGTCTCGCCGCGCCGTCGAACAACGCCTTCCCGGTCGAGAACACGCTCGTCGTCGAGACGAGCGAGGGGCTCGTCACCGTCGGCGGCGGCGGCGCGTTCGTCGAGGACATCGAGGCCGACAGCGTGACGCTCGAACGCGCCGACGTCGACGAGGCGTGA
- a CDS encoding acetyl-CoA hydrolase/transferase C-terminal domain-containing protein produces the protein MTRRATPARSTAPPDRQRPPERDQCIAAEPPRIRCKSRPAACGFRRLICALPSTLRGGEVSRVVPTTFHVDHTEHDVDVFVTEQGVADVRGLSPVERAELVIDRCAHPKFRPSLRAYLDDVKGQENHIPHGIERAVRWQE, from the coding sequence GTGACGAGGCGGGCGACTCCCGCCCGGTCGACCGCTCCCCCCGACCGCCAGCGACCCCCCGAACGCGACCAGTGCATCGCCGCTGAGCCACCTCGCATACGGTGCAAATCGCGGCCTGCCGCGTGCGGGTTCAGACGGCTCATCTGTGCACTCCCCTCGACGTTGAGAGGCGGTGAAGTGTCCCGGGTAGTGCCGACGACGTTCCACGTCGACCATACCGAACACGATGTCGACGTGTTCGTCACTGAACAGGGGGTTGCGGACGTACGCGGACTTTCGCCTGTCGAACGAGCCGAGCTCGTGATCGACCGCTGCGCTCACCCCAAATTCCGCCCGAGCCTGCGGGCGTACCTCGACGACGTGAAGGGACAGGAAAATCACATTCCCCACGGCATCGAGCGGGCGGTCCGGTGGCAGGAGTGA
- a CDS encoding metal-sulfur cluster assembly factor has product MFALFDLRYLDDSHGRRLTTSTASTPGQPFSNGLKATVRGQLLEVLDPCRCMSDHPVNIVDLGLIEATEADGGTVDVTVLLTSQRCTYFLDIHDEISEGVAALPAVDDVEVRQDTSGKIWTHARMSERERTERHQRFTERMEAADITPSPSSIVRL; this is encoded by the coding sequence GTGTTCGCCCTGTTCGACCTACGATACCTGGACGACAGCCACGGCCGACGACTGACCACGTCAACGGCGAGTACTCCCGGCCAGCCGTTCTCGAACGGACTGAAAGCGACGGTCCGTGGTCAGTTACTGGAGGTGCTCGACCCCTGTCGCTGTATGAGTGACCACCCAGTGAACATCGTAGACCTCGGTCTAATCGAGGCGACCGAGGCCGACGGCGGAACGGTCGACGTCACCGTCCTGCTGACGTCCCAACGGTGTACGTACTTTCTCGATATCCACGACGAGATCAGCGAGGGTGTCGCCGCGCTCCCAGCAGTCGACGACGTCGAAGTCCGCCAGGACACGAGCGGGAAGATATGGACGCACGCACGGATGTCCGAGCGCGAGCGTACCGAACGCCACCAGCGGTTCACCGAGCGTATGGAGGCCGCGGATATCACGCCGTCGCCGAGCAGTATTGTAAGATTGTGA
- a CDS encoding aldehyde ferredoxin oxidoreductase family protein: MLSVEGPLCRVDVGAREVHTETVDSVLESFIGGRGVATKLAHDRLPFDADPLGPENGLFFTTGPMQTSNMSFTGRMNCTGISPLTGGLLSSNAGGFMSRNFADTGYAAVELTGQSDDLLIVHVSDQEVTFEAVPNLVGATVPETTDYIEREHDLSSEHVACIGPAGENRVRFASIMTTESRAFGRGGLGAVMGSKNVKAVTFQGDSRRDVEIPSLQMDVHREAATADHIMKEQGTTSVTDLANEVGALPTRYFSELRFEGVEGINGDRVGEKKYQKGTCSSCAFACKLPTRDEERGVETEGPEYETVMAFGSNCSVDDIVDVMQSNELCDRYGMDTISCGNAVAAYLAATDEFGNADLVHETVENIARREGDGDLLAEGIDRFHEELGVENWTVKGLDFAAHDGRTLNGQGLSYATANRGADHMFTTMYAWEYPLVPQDDALEPTGLDGKAPHVVRQENARALEDCGIVCRFSRSFMTPERFEGLFDADYDDLLAVGSRTVELERHFNNQRGFDRADDTLPYDLPDFEAALDDYYEQRGWNADGTVPDDSVAASTGD; encoded by the coding sequence ATGCTATCCGTAGAGGGCCCTCTCTGTCGTGTCGACGTCGGCGCGCGGGAGGTACACACGGAGACCGTCGATTCGGTTCTGGAATCGTTCATCGGTGGGCGGGGAGTAGCTACGAAACTCGCACACGACCGGCTCCCCTTCGACGCCGACCCCCTCGGCCCGGAGAACGGCCTGTTCTTCACGACGGGACCGATGCAGACGTCGAACATGAGCTTCACTGGCCGGATGAACTGCACTGGTATCTCGCCGCTCACTGGCGGACTCCTCTCGTCGAACGCCGGCGGGTTCATGTCGCGGAACTTCGCCGATACGGGGTACGCAGCCGTCGAACTCACCGGACAGAGCGACGACCTACTGATCGTCCACGTCTCCGACCAGGAGGTAACGTTCGAGGCAGTCCCCAACCTGGTGGGCGCAACGGTTCCGGAGACGACCGACTACATCGAACGAGAACACGACCTCTCGAGCGAACACGTCGCGTGTATCGGCCCGGCTGGCGAGAACCGCGTCCGATTCGCCTCCATCATGACGACCGAATCCCGGGCGTTCGGTCGCGGCGGCCTCGGCGCGGTCATGGGGTCGAAGAACGTGAAGGCCGTCACCTTCCAGGGTGACTCCCGGCGTGACGTGGAGATACCATCGCTCCAGATGGACGTCCATCGAGAGGCGGCGACGGCGGACCACATCATGAAAGAGCAGGGAACGACCAGCGTCACCGACCTCGCGAACGAGGTGGGGGCGCTGCCGACCCGGTACTTCTCGGAACTACGCTTCGAGGGGGTCGAGGGGATCAACGGCGACCGTGTCGGCGAGAAGAAGTACCAGAAGGGGACCTGCTCGTCGTGTGCGTTCGCGTGTAAACTCCCGACGAGAGACGAGGAACGGGGCGTCGAAACCGAGGGGCCGGAGTACGAGACGGTGATGGCGTTCGGCTCCAACTGCAGCGTCGACGACATCGTCGACGTGATGCAGTCGAACGAACTGTGCGACCGCTATGGGATGGACACCATCTCGTGCGGGAACGCCGTCGCTGCCTACCTCGCGGCGACCGACGAGTTCGGGAACGCCGACCTCGTTCACGAGACCGTCGAGAACATCGCTCGTCGTGAAGGCGATGGCGACCTGTTGGCGGAAGGCATCGACCGGTTCCACGAGGAACTCGGTGTCGAGAACTGGACGGTCAAGGGCCTCGACTTCGCGGCGCACGATGGCCGCACGTTGAACGGCCAGGGTCTCTCGTACGCGACGGCCAACCGCGGGGCCGACCACATGTTCACGACGATGTACGCGTGGGAGTACCCGCTCGTCCCGCAGGACGATGCGCTCGAACCGACAGGACTCGATGGCAAGGCACCGCACGTCGTACGACAGGAGAACGCGCGGGCGCTCGAGGACTGCGGCATCGTCTGTCGGTTCTCGCGGAGTTTCATGACGCCCGAACGCTTCGAGGGTCTGTTCGACGCCGACTACGACGACCTGCTCGCAGTCGGGTCACGGACCGTCGAACTCGAACGCCACTTCAACAACCAGCGGGGGTTCGACCGCGCCGACGATACGCTCCCGTACGACCTGCCGGACTTCGAAGCGGCACTCGACGACTACTACGAGCAGCGAGGGTGGAACGCCGACGGGACGGTGCCCGACGACAGCGTGGCAGCCTCGACCGGGGACTGA
- a CDS encoding 3-keto-5-aminohexanoate cleavage protein, whose translation MAYKGYEDYFEKKLVISVATTGGHHGKEANPNLPEQPEEIARDLAACEEAGASIAHIHARDDEGDGTKDVARFQAIRDAIDDHCDDIIVNFTTGGGGIWSREERIAPILETDPRPEMATVDLGPINFGQTRTAVNTREQNEEYAEAMRAASVKPELELFNPGHIPEMNHLIDEDLLEPPYWCTTIFGMQNGMPAAPRNVINFVDNLPGASEWQVLALGRHQLPLTTMAMTMGGHVRVGMEDNVYYRKGELAESNAQLVRRTARIAAEVNRPVATPTETRELLGL comes from the coding sequence ATGGCATACAAGGGCTACGAGGACTATTTCGAGAAGAAACTCGTCATCAGCGTAGCGACGACCGGTGGCCACCACGGCAAAGAGGCGAACCCGAACCTGCCCGAGCAACCGGAGGAGATCGCACGGGACCTCGCGGCGTGTGAGGAAGCCGGCGCGTCCATCGCGCACATCCACGCCCGAGACGACGAGGGGGACGGGACGAAAGACGTTGCTCGCTTCCAGGCGATTCGTGACGCCATCGACGACCACTGCGACGACATCATCGTGAACTTCACCACGGGCGGTGGAGGGATCTGGTCACGCGAAGAGCGCATCGCACCGATCTTGGAGACCGACCCTCGACCTGAGATGGCGACCGTCGACCTCGGTCCGATCAATTTTGGTCAGACCCGAACCGCGGTGAACACCCGGGAGCAGAACGAAGAGTACGCAGAAGCGATGCGCGCTGCCAGCGTCAAGCCCGAACTCGAACTGTTCAATCCCGGACACATACCCGAGATGAACCACCTCATCGACGAGGACCTTTTGGAACCTCCCTACTGGTGTACGACCATCTTCGGGATGCAAAACGGGATGCCGGCGGCGCCGCGAAACGTCATAAACTTCGTCGACAACCTTCCCGGAGCGAGTGAGTGGCAAGTGCTCGCGCTCGGTCGCCACCAGTTACCACTCACGACGATGGCGATGACGATGGGGGGGCACGTCCGCGTCGGCATGGAAGACAACGTCTACTATCGGAAGGGGGAACTCGCGGAGAGTAACGCGCAGTTGGTTCGGCGGACGGCACGCATCGCCGCCGAGGTGAACAGACCGGTAGCGACGCCCACCGAGACACGTGAACTGCTCGGCCTCTGA
- a CDS encoding IclR family transcriptional regulator domain-containing protein, protein MCLHTFSGKHAVWYYSMVGKPFCLHQPAVGKAILSRFPEATVERNIDQWELPRATENTSTGREQPFDERRAITERVPRATTRDREAGVKRSVSP, encoded by the coding sequence GTGTGTCTCCACACGTTCTCGGGCAAACACGCGGTGTGGTACTATTCGATGGTCGGCAAGCCGTTCTGCCTCCACCAGCCGGCGGTCGGGAAAGCGATACTATCGCGCTTCCCGGAGGCGACCGTCGAGCGGAACATCGACCAGTGGGAACTCCCGAGGGCGACGGAGAACACCAGTACCGGTCGGGAACAACCGTTCGACGAACGCCGAGCTATCACCGAGCGGGTTCCTCGTGCAACCACGAGAGACAGAGAGGCGGGGGTGAAACGGTCGGTGTCCCCGTAA
- a CDS encoding IclR family transcriptional regulator → MASSRSEDDERGSGTAAVQSVGTTLALIEALQERNGAGVTTLADDLGYSKSTVHKHLATLRSEDFVVKNGDVYSLGLRFLDVGGQVRANFRGADRIKQKVRALSQQTGELVQFITEERGRPIVLYREVGTNGVNSRTRVGKRLYLHQIAAGKAILANLPEARVTEIVARHGLPRATDATITNRAALGEELATIRERGVSYSLGESTRGLNAVAVPMFAPDDEVLGACVISGPSHRLRGQLLEEDLPSVLLGAVNELELNITYE, encoded by the coding sequence ATGGCATCGTCACGAAGCGAGGACGACGAAAGGGGCAGCGGGACGGCGGCCGTCCAGTCGGTCGGTACGACGCTCGCACTCATCGAGGCGCTGCAGGAGCGCAACGGAGCAGGCGTCACGACACTCGCAGACGACCTCGGCTACTCGAAGAGCACCGTCCACAAACACCTCGCGACGCTCCGTTCCGAGGATTTCGTCGTGAAGAACGGTGATGTCTACAGTCTCGGCCTCCGATTCCTCGACGTCGGCGGGCAAGTCCGGGCGAACTTCCGCGGTGCGGACCGCATCAAGCAAAAGGTGCGTGCGCTCAGTCAGCAGACCGGGGAACTCGTGCAGTTCATCACCGAGGAACGGGGCCGTCCGATCGTCCTCTACCGTGAGGTCGGGACGAACGGCGTCAATAGCAGGACGCGCGTCGGAAAACGACTCTACCTCCACCAGATCGCTGCCGGGAAGGCGATCCTCGCGAACCTTCCAGAAGCGCGAGTAACCGAGATAGTCGCACGTCATGGCCTTCCCCGCGCGACGGACGCTACCATCACCAACCGCGCAGCACTCGGTGAGGAGCTCGCGACGATCCGTGAACGGGGCGTCTCGTACTCGCTGGGCGAGAGCACGCGGGGCCTCAACGCCGTTGCCGTCCCCATGTTCGCACCCGACGACGAGGTACTGGGAGCGTGTGTCATCTCCGGGCCCAGCCATCGACTTCGAGGGCAATTGCTAGAGGAGGACCTCCCGAGTGTCCTGCTCGGTGCGGTCAACGAACTCGAACTGAACATCACGTACGAGTAG
- a CDS encoding MFS transporter, which yields MNSETIAVLRNGALDLWSDGRGTVLLAVASGWFLSIGVRMIYPVLLPALRSAYGLDLTTAGLLLTVLFLAYALGQFPGGVLADRFGERTTLTASAVLSAITLTLVVTAGSTLVLFVATGLFGFGTALYAIGRYTVLSRLYTERLGAANGVTAASQDAGQSVLPPLASVIAAASLWQFGYGFVVPLFLLAAGSLWLVVPARPPSTSEGGGGFTRDDLATLRSAVRQPPVVYGTVALVLGLAVWQAFTSFYPTYLVEQKGLSTTLASVLFGGFFALGICIKPLAGAAYDRFGTRRSLLIVASGPTVSLAALPLVDGFLPLAGITALTATLLGFATVLEPSLLRALPADVRGTGFGILRTVGFTVGATTPVLFGAAADRGFFDAGFVALSALAGGMFLLAFRIPSPTDSS from the coding sequence GTGAACTCCGAGACCATCGCCGTGCTCAGAAACGGGGCGCTCGACCTCTGGAGCGATGGTCGCGGTACGGTACTCCTCGCGGTCGCCAGCGGTTGGTTCCTCTCGATCGGCGTGCGAATGATCTATCCGGTGTTGCTCCCCGCTCTCCGGTCGGCCTACGGGCTCGATCTGACGACCGCCGGTCTCCTTCTGACGGTGCTGTTTCTCGCGTACGCACTGGGACAGTTTCCGGGCGGCGTCCTCGCCGACCGTTTCGGGGAGCGGACCACGCTTACCGCCAGTGCGGTACTCTCCGCGATAACCCTGACGCTGGTCGTGACTGCTGGCTCCACGCTCGTTCTCTTCGTCGCAACGGGACTGTTCGGCTTCGGGACCGCGCTGTACGCGATCGGGCGGTACACCGTTCTCTCGCGGCTCTACACGGAGCGTCTCGGTGCTGCCAACGGTGTGACCGCGGCCTCGCAGGACGCCGGCCAGTCGGTCCTGCCACCGCTCGCCAGCGTGATCGCAGCGGCGTCTCTCTGGCAGTTCGGCTACGGTTTCGTCGTGCCGCTGTTCCTGCTGGCGGCCGGGTCCCTCTGGCTCGTCGTTCCGGCACGTCCTCCGAGCACGTCGGAGGGCGGGGGAGGGTTCACCCGCGACGACCTCGCGACGCTCCGATCGGCGGTACGTCAGCCGCCGGTCGTCTACGGGACGGTAGCTCTCGTCCTCGGGCTCGCCGTCTGGCAGGCGTTCACGAGCTTTTACCCGACGTATCTCGTCGAGCAGAAGGGGCTCTCGACGACTCTCGCCAGCGTCTTGTTCGGCGGCTTCTTCGCGCTCGGTATCTGTATCAAACCGCTTGCCGGCGCGGCCTACGACCGGTTCGGTACGCGCCGTTCGCTGCTCATCGTCGCGAGCGGACCGACGGTCTCCCTCGCGGCCCTTCCGCTGGTCGACGGGTTCCTTCCCCTCGCTGGAATCACGGCACTCACGGCCACGCTGCTCGGCTTCGCGACGGTTCTCGAACCGTCCCTGCTCCGGGCGCTCCCCGCTGACGTCCGGGGGACGGGGTTCGGCATCCTCAGAACGGTCGGCTTCACCGTCGGTGCGACGACACCGGTCCTGTTCGGCGCGGCGGCCGATCGGGGGTTCTTCGACGCCGGGTTCGTAGCCCTGTCCGCCCTCGCGGGCGGTATGTTCCTCCTGGCGTTTCGCATCCCGAGCCCTACCGACTCGAGCTGA
- a CDS encoding CaiB/BaiF CoA transferase family protein has protein sequence MKPLDDLTVVDFTQSVAGPVCTQLLAEMGATVLKVEPPTGDNFRNLMDGNIFAPFNHGKQSLCVDIKTDAGHEIVGQLATEADVVVESFRPGVLEKFDLDYESVAERNEDVIYCSLSGFGRSGPYQSYPGYDPCIQAISGLMAITGYADRPPARIRASLIDCGTGANAAFAILAAVRGRDRGGDGTHIDISLFDVAVSWMSYWVTNYDQTGALPERAGGKGIGSAPNGVFPTGDGYIYVATLSEAMYERLCSVLDRPDLLEDERFETIEDRIEHREPLRDELIREFEAFASTELEVELLDAGIPSGAVRTVADLVEDNEHVDARSMLVDTYNPEVDEEVVTAALPFRFSTGIHGGGYSSPPPKKGEHTDDILTALSYSEREIERLHETGAVSSSR, from the coding sequence ATGAAGCCGTTAGACGACCTCACAGTCGTCGACTTCACGCAATCGGTCGCCGGACCGGTCTGTACGCAACTGTTGGCCGAGATGGGTGCGACCGTCCTCAAAGTCGAACCGCCGACCGGGGACAACTTCCGGAACCTCATGGACGGGAACATCTTCGCGCCGTTCAACCACGGCAAGCAGAGCCTCTGCGTCGACATCAAAACGGACGCAGGCCACGAGATCGTCGGCCAACTCGCGACCGAAGCCGACGTGGTCGTCGAGAGCTTCCGCCCCGGCGTCCTCGAGAAGTTCGACCTCGATTACGAGTCGGTCGCGGAGCGGAACGAGGACGTGATCTACTGTTCGCTGTCCGGTTTCGGCCGGAGCGGACCGTACCAGTCGTATCCTGGATACGACCCCTGCATCCAGGCCATCTCCGGGCTGATGGCGATCACTGGCTACGCCGACCGTCCGCCCGCGCGTATCCGTGCGAGCCTCATCGACTGCGGAACGGGGGCGAACGCCGCGTTCGCGATCCTCGCTGCCGTCCGCGGTCGCGACCGGGGCGGCGACGGGACCCACATCGACATCTCGCTGTTCGATGTGGCCGTCTCGTGGATGTCGTATTGGGTCACGAACTACGACCAGACCGGCGCGTTACCCGAGCGTGCTGGCGGTAAAGGAATCGGAAGCGCACCAAACGGCGTCTTCCCGACCGGCGATGGGTACATCTACGTCGCGACACTCTCGGAGGCGATGTACGAGCGGCTCTGTTCCGTCCTCGACCGCCCGGATCTGCTCGAGGACGAACGGTTCGAGACGATCGAGGACCGCATCGAGCACCGCGAGCCGCTCCGCGACGAGCTGATCCGGGAGTTCGAGGCGTTTGCGTCCACAGAACTCGAAGTCGAGCTCCTCGACGCGGGGATCCCGTCCGGGGCGGTCCGAACCGTCGCAGATCTCGTCGAAGACAACGAACACGTCGACGCCCGGTCGATGCTCGTCGACACCTACAACCCGGAGGTCGACGAGGAGGTCGTGACCGCGGCACTCCCGTTTCGGTTCAGCACCGGGATACACGGCGGCGGCTACTCCTCGCCTCCGCCGAAGAAAGGGGAACATACCGACGACATCCTCACGGCCCTCTCGTACTCCGAGCGCGAGATCGAACGGTTACACGAGACAGGTGCGGTCAGCTCGAGTCGGTAG
- a CDS encoding HpcH/HpaI aldolase family protein produces the protein MLSGNSMCNDVPYHRVRVILELLSPNTAVSHTDPHLFLSSIGSRVDATGFTTGGPDPRTVVATATGLDTARWTSRFEGGLPAMTTNTTGDLASRFATGTALGTWISIGHPTVVEAAARAGFDFVLVDTEHTEMSLETVADLTRAAGAAPGPLAVLVRPAWNDPVRIKRILDIGVDGIMVPMIDTQEAATELVRATRYPPDGARGVAAGRAADYGRNFVEYVTADHQSLFTIAQVETPTGVDNAEAIAATDGIDALFVGPADLSASLGVFAEWTAPELDDAMSSVIEAGATTDTPVGTLTVREADVSERVERGFDYLIAGKDVTTLIEEGERIRETYEESVTDRE, from the coding sequence ATGCTTTCGGGAAACAGCATGTGCAACGACGTGCCGTACCATCGCGTGCGGGTGATCTTGGAGCTGCTCTCTCCGAACACAGCGGTGTCACACACCGACCCACACCTTTTTCTTTCGTCTATCGGAAGTCGAGTCGATGCTACTGGTTTCACGACAGGGGGACCGGACCCCCGAACGGTGGTGGCGACCGCAACTGGGCTCGACACCGCTCGTTGGACGAGCCGATTCGAGGGCGGGCTGCCCGCGATGACGACGAACACGACGGGCGACCTCGCATCACGATTCGCCACGGGCACTGCCCTCGGTACGTGGATTTCGATCGGCCACCCGACGGTCGTCGAAGCGGCGGCGAGAGCGGGGTTCGACTTCGTCCTCGTCGACACCGAGCACACCGAGATGAGCCTCGAGACGGTCGCCGATCTCACTCGTGCGGCGGGGGCGGCTCCCGGACCCCTCGCCGTACTCGTCCGCCCCGCGTGGAACGACCCGGTCCGTATCAAACGGATCCTCGACATCGGTGTCGACGGCATCATGGTACCGATGATCGACACCCAGGAGGCCGCCACGGAACTGGTCCGAGCGACGAGGTACCCCCCGGACGGCGCGCGTGGTGTCGCCGCCGGCCGAGCGGCCGATTACGGCCGGAACTTCGTCGAGTACGTCACGGCGGACCACCAGTCGTTGTTTACAATCGCACAGGTCGAAACCCCGACCGGCGTCGACAACGCGGAGGCCATCGCAGCGACGGACGGGATCGACGCCCTGTTCGTCGGGCCGGCCGACCTCTCGGCGTCGCTCGGGGTCTTCGCCGAGTGGACCGCGCCCGAACTCGACGATGCGATGTCGAGCGTCATCGAGGCCGGAGCGACCACCGACACGCCGGTCGGGACCCTCACCGTTCGCGAAGCCGACGTCTCGGAGCGTGTCGAGCGCGGGTTCGACTACCTGATCGCCGGGAAAGACGTGACGACCCTGATCGAAGAGGGCGAACGCATCCGCGAAACCTACGAGGAAAGCGTCACCGACCGAGAGTGA
- a CDS encoding thiamine pyrophosphate-binding protein yields MEVNEAIIGCLVENGVDTLFGIPGKQSLPLNESIDNRDDIRFVMARHETAVSHQAWGYAETSGDMAATVVIPGPGDMNAMNGLKNALNDCTPLVHIAVETEPEIRGGDGIHETPPDTYDNVVKENITVETPHSTAAELQRAIDVARTAPKGPVRIGIPKNFLKMDVELAEREAVDLQSVDGGLTSKVEAAADLLADASKPIIVAGGGVRAADASDELRAVAERIAAPVVLTYKGKAVFPDDHELSAGVLCGGTGTAVKALLADADAALGVGTDFDAVSLHNWSIEIPDDLVHVTLDADDIGTGYDPAVAIVADAARTLATLDEALAERSITGETGVERARTTRTATEDRLDELRGVTDPPLTSVGALDAIRRGTPRDAIVAVDAGGFRLWTLLTFPTYNPRDYVNPGSWATMGTGVPSAIGAKLANPEQDVVALTGDGGLLMCVHELHTLADEGIDVTVVVLNNSDYAIISEEAGRSYRMDEGEYGWGETPVSYTTVADGLGLDVDRATTPDEVTATVARAIDSDGPTLVEIPTDPYEPQSGVWMNR; encoded by the coding sequence ATGGAGGTCAACGAGGCAATTATCGGGTGTCTGGTCGAGAACGGTGTCGACACACTGTTCGGCATCCCCGGCAAACAGTCACTTCCGCTGAACGAGTCGATCGACAACCGTGACGACATCCGGTTCGTGATGGCTCGCCACGAAACCGCCGTCTCCCATCAGGCGTGGGGGTACGCAGAAACCAGCGGTGACATGGCAGCCACGGTGGTCATCCCCGGACCGGGCGATATGAACGCGATGAACGGACTGAAAAACGCGTTGAACGACTGTACGCCGCTCGTCCACATCGCGGTCGAAACCGAACCGGAGATTCGGGGCGGCGACGGTATCCACGAAACCCCGCCGGACACCTACGACAACGTCGTGAAGGAGAACATCACCGTCGAGACGCCTCACAGTACGGCTGCCGAACTGCAGCGAGCGATCGATGTCGCACGGACCGCTCCGAAGGGGCCGGTCCGAATCGGGATTCCGAAGAACTTCCTGAAGATGGACGTCGAACTCGCCGAGCGGGAGGCGGTCGACCTGCAATCGGTCGACGGGGGGCTCACGTCGAAGGTCGAGGCCGCTGCCGACCTGCTCGCGGACGCCTCGAAGCCGATCATCGTCGCCGGAGGTGGTGTCCGAGCGGCCGACGCGAGCGACGAACTGCGGGCCGTCGCCGAGCGCATAGCGGCACCGGTCGTGCTCACGTACAAGGGCAAAGCGGTCTTCCCGGACGACCACGAGCTTTCCGCGGGGGTGCTCTGTGGTGGTACGGGTACGGCCGTGAAAGCGCTACTCGCGGACGCCGACGCCGCACTCGGCGTCGGGACGGACTTCGACGCCGTCTCGCTCCACAACTGGTCGATCGAGATTCCGGACGACCTGGTCCACGTGACGCTCGATGCGGACGACATCGGCACCGGCTACGATCCGGCGGTCGCCATCGTCGCCGACGCTGCACGGACGCTCGCGACCCTCGACGAGGCGCTGGCAGAACGCTCGATAACCGGCGAAACCGGCGTGGAACGCGCTCGGACGACGCGGACAGCGACCGAAGACCGCCTCGACGAGTTGCGAGGGGTGACGGACCCACCGCTGACTTCGGTCGGAGCTCTGGACGCGATCCGTCGGGGGACACCACGGGACGCGATCGTCGCCGTCGACGCGGGGGGGTTCCGGCTGTGGACGCTCCTGACGTTCCCGACGTACAACCCGCGGGATTACGTGAACCCGGGCTCGTGGGCGACGATGGGGACGGGAGTCCCATCGGCCATCGGCGCGAAACTGGCCAACCCCGAGCAGGACGTCGTCGCCCTCACCGGAGACGGCGGGTTGTTGATGTGTGTTCACGAACTCCACACGCTGGCGGACGAGGGCATCGACGTGACGGTCGTCGTACTCAACAACAGCGACTACGCGATCATCAGCGAAGAGGCCGGTCGGAGCTATCGGATGGACGAAGGCGAGTACGGCTGGGGGGAGACCCCAGTGTCGTATACGACCGTCGCCGACGGACTCGGTCTCGATGTCGACCGGGCGACAACCCCCGACGAGGTCACCGCGACGGTCGCGCGCGCGATCGACAGCGACGGACCGACGCTCGTGGAGATCCCGACAGACCCCTACGAGCCACAGTCGGGCGTCTGGATGAACCGGTAA